From a single Litorilinea aerophila genomic region:
- a CDS encoding MGDG synthase family glycosyltransferase: protein MTSQKILILMSNTGGGHRASAEALQAGFARRFGDRFQVEIIDLLIDHLPWPLNQLPKSYALLANYLPWLWRLLWKTGERQIIASPLMTLAARWAAPSIRRVLRTYEPDLIISVHPLVQEMTLYALNQEGRQRPYVIVVTDLSTAHPLWFHPDARLCFVASEEARRRALRAGMRPEQLRQFGLPIRPAFAETPRAREVLRRELGMDPELPAALLLGGGEGIGPVARIARCVAEGLHGQGTPIGQLVIVCGRNRILLTRLKNRRWPVPTIVNGFVHNMSDWMAACDCVITKAGPGTIAEAMIRGLPVILSGFIPGQEEGNIPYVVDNRVGAFSTDPEEIARLVTRWFGEEREELAAMAARARELGNPRSTLQIVEEIANVLAS from the coding sequence ATGACTTCCCAAAAAATTCTGATCCTCATGAGCAACACCGGGGGCGGCCATCGGGCCAGCGCCGAAGCCCTCCAGGCCGGCTTTGCCCGGCGTTTCGGCGACCGCTTTCAGGTGGAGATCATCGACCTGCTCATCGACCACCTGCCCTGGCCCCTCAACCAACTGCCTAAGAGCTATGCCCTGCTGGCCAACTACCTGCCCTGGCTGTGGCGCCTCCTCTGGAAGACGGGCGAACGGCAGATCATCGCCAGCCCCCTGATGACCCTGGCGGCCCGCTGGGCGGCACCTTCCATCCGACGCGTCCTGCGCACCTATGAGCCCGACCTGATCATCTCGGTCCATCCCCTGGTCCAGGAGATGACGCTGTACGCGCTGAACCAGGAGGGGCGGCAGCGCCCCTACGTGATCGTGGTGACCGATCTCTCCACGGCCCACCCCCTCTGGTTTCACCCGGACGCCCGGCTCTGCTTTGTGGCCAGCGAGGAAGCCCGCCGGCGCGCCCTGCGGGCCGGCATGCGTCCCGAACAGTTGCGCCAATTTGGGCTGCCCATCCGGCCAGCCTTCGCCGAGACGCCCCGGGCCCGGGAGGTTCTACGCCGGGAGCTAGGCATGGATCCCGAGTTGCCTGCCGCGCTCCTGTTGGGCGGCGGCGAGGGCATCGGGCCGGTGGCGCGCATCGCCCGCTGTGTGGCCGAGGGGCTCCATGGACAGGGGACGCCCATCGGCCAGCTGGTGATCGTCTGTGGCCGCAACCGCATCCTCCTCACCCGGCTGAAAAACCGCCGCTGGCCGGTGCCCACCATCGTCAATGGCTTCGTCCATAACATGTCCGACTGGATGGCCGCCTGCGACTGCGTGATCACCAAGGCGGGCCCCGGCACTATCGCCGAAGCCATGATCCGGGGGCTGCCGGTGATCCTGAGCGGGTTCATCCCGGGTCAGGAGGAAGGGAACATCCCCTACGTGGTGGACAATCGGGTGGGCGCCTTCAGCACCGACCCGGAGGAGATCGCACGCCTGGTCACCCGCTGGTTCGGAGAGGAGCGGGAAGAGCTGGCGGCCATGGCCGCCCGGGCCCGGGAACTGGGCAACCCCCGTTCGACGCTCCAGATCGTGGAGGAGATTGCCAACGTGTTGGCTTCATGA
- a CDS encoding phytanoyl-CoA dioxygenase family protein yields MLAQSQLDFYQENGYLLVEGMFTSEEAARFRQEAHDLIARLQAVTNVEATWGSARKVAMAPTSLLHCHNVQFQSALFTRLLVDERLTEAAAQIIGSPNVQLHHNKLFIKPPEKGSPFPMHQDYPFFPHTRHTMIAAIIHFDDAPEEKGCVRVVPGSHKLGPIEHEREGGWHLPLEQYPLEAAVACPARAGDVLFFSYLTIHGSGVNVSHEPRTTLLVQMRDPTDPPTELVHLSRGQGMMLRGVDPSAGTATPPGQG; encoded by the coding sequence ATGTTGGCCCAGTCCCAACTTGACTTCTACCAGGAGAACGGATACCTGCTGGTGGAAGGGATGTTCACGTCTGAAGAAGCAGCCCGCTTCCGCCAGGAGGCCCATGACCTCATCGCCCGGCTCCAGGCGGTCACCAACGTGGAAGCCACCTGGGGCAGCGCACGCAAGGTGGCCATGGCGCCCACATCGCTGCTCCACTGCCACAATGTCCAGTTCCAGTCTGCCCTGTTCACCCGCCTGTTGGTGGACGAGCGACTTACCGAAGCGGCCGCCCAGATCATCGGCTCGCCCAATGTTCAGCTCCATCACAACAAATTGTTCATCAAGCCGCCGGAAAAGGGTTCGCCTTTTCCCATGCACCAGGACTATCCCTTCTTCCCCCACACCCGCCATACCATGATTGCGGCCATCATCCATTTCGATGACGCGCCGGAGGAGAAAGGCTGTGTGCGGGTGGTACCGGGCAGCCACAAGTTGGGGCCCATCGAACATGAGCGGGAAGGGGGCTGGCACCTGCCCCTGGAGCAGTACCCCCTGGAGGCGGCCGTGGCGTGCCCCGCCCGGGCTGGGGATGTCCTCTTCTTCAGCTACCTGACCATCCACGGATCTGGAGTCAACGTAAGCCACGAACCCCGGACAACGTTGCTGGTGCAAATGCGAGACCCCACCGATCCACCCACCGAGCTGGTTCATCTATCCCGGGGGCAAGGGATGATGCTCCGGGGTGTGGACCCCAGTGCGGGCACGGCGACGCCGCCAGGGCAGGGTTAG
- a CDS encoding ABC transporter ATP-binding protein, protein MSTPLLEIRNATKIYGGGFLKQGRVTVALQDFNMTIEESPATITTIAGESGSGKTTLANLVLGFVKLTSGQILYRGVDIGAMNRQQLMAYRREVQAVFQDPYAVYNPFYRVKHVFDLVIKNFKLASNKREARELIEEALNVVGMRGEEVLEKYPHQLSGGQRQRMMVARAYLLKPRLIVADEPVSMVDASLRAMILDIMLRLRDEHGISFLYITHDLSTAYQIGDRIYLLYQGTIAERGDTVQVIENPKHPYVQLLIHSIPVPDPKVKWGGDMDATTIDDEEMRASVLSGCRFYPRCNQRMPRCLEKRPPLYEVGPGGHQAACYLYEDPSSLEVASPVGAQVSHKAP, encoded by the coding sequence ATGAGCACACCGCTTCTTGAGATTCGAAATGCGACGAAAATTTATGGCGGCGGCTTCCTGAAACAGGGGCGGGTCACCGTCGCCCTGCAGGACTTCAACATGACCATCGAGGAGTCCCCGGCGACCATCACCACCATCGCCGGGGAGAGCGGCAGCGGCAAGACAACCCTGGCCAACCTGGTGTTGGGCTTCGTCAAGTTGACTTCGGGGCAGATCCTCTACAGGGGCGTGGACATTGGCGCCATGAACCGGCAGCAGTTGATGGCCTATCGCCGGGAAGTGCAGGCCGTGTTTCAGGATCCCTACGCCGTTTACAACCCGTTCTACCGGGTCAAACACGTTTTCGATCTGGTGATCAAAAACTTCAAGCTGGCCTCCAACAAGCGGGAAGCCCGAGAGCTGATCGAAGAGGCCTTGAACGTGGTCGGCATGCGGGGTGAGGAGGTGTTGGAAAAGTATCCCCACCAGCTCAGCGGTGGCCAGCGCCAGCGCATGATGGTGGCCCGGGCCTACCTGCTCAAGCCCCGGCTGATCGTGGCCGACGAGCCCGTCTCCATGGTGGATGCCTCCCTGCGGGCCATGATCCTGGACATCATGTTGCGCCTGCGGGATGAACACGGCATCTCGTTCCTGTACATCACCCACGACCTGAGCACCGCCTACCAGATCGGCGACCGCATCTACCTGCTCTACCAGGGAACCATTGCCGAGCGAGGTGACACGGTCCAGGTGATCGAGAACCCGAAACATCCCTACGTCCAGTTGCTCATCCACTCTATCCCTGTGCCTGATCCGAAGGTCAAGTGGGGCGGCGATATGGACGCCACCACCATCGACGATGAAGAGATGCGGGCCAGTGTCCTCAGCGGTTGCCGCTTCTATCCCCGCTGCAACCAGCGCATGCCCCGCTGCCTGGAAAAGCGGCCGCCCCTCTACGAGGTGGGTCCTGGGGGGCATCAGGCCGCCTGCTACCTGTACGAGGATCCGTCGTCCCTGGAGGTCGCCTCGCCGGTCGGCGCCCAGGTAAGCCACAAGGCCCCCTGA
- a CDS encoding ABC transporter ATP-binding protein, which yields MMVSVMHTVQEQEKQSSNRVVLDVRNLRVYYATPLGDVRAVDDVSFQVYDGEIVGLVGESGCGKTTTAMAILRLVQPPGRIVGGQIILDGIDLATLHGQALRDIRWRKLALIPQGAMNSLNPVMKIHRQIADAIETHEGRQPRGELKERILNLLSTVGLPSRVYDMYPHELSGGMKQRVCIAMAIALHPDLVIADEPTSALDVVVQRKVGETLLDVKERLGVSMIIIGHDMGLMAQLVDRLAVMYAGRMVEIAPVETVFEEPLHPYTQLLIESIPSIKERKPLKLTEGLTHDLRNPLPGCIFQFRCPHVTDHCRAVNPPLREVRPRHQVACHLYE from the coding sequence ATGATGGTTTCTGTCATGCATACGGTCCAGGAGCAGGAGAAGCAGAGCTCCAATCGCGTGGTACTGGACGTGCGCAATCTGCGGGTCTATTATGCCACGCCCCTGGGAGATGTGCGGGCCGTGGACGATGTGAGCTTCCAGGTGTACGACGGTGAAATCGTGGGGCTGGTGGGGGAGTCTGGCTGTGGCAAGACCACCACCGCCATGGCCATCCTACGCCTGGTGCAGCCGCCCGGCCGCATCGTGGGCGGCCAGATCATCCTGGACGGCATCGATCTGGCCACCCTCCACGGCCAGGCGCTGCGGGACATCCGCTGGCGGAAGCTGGCCCTGATTCCCCAGGGGGCCATGAACTCCCTGAATCCGGTGATGAAGATTCACCGCCAGATCGCCGACGCCATCGAAACCCACGAGGGACGTCAGCCCCGGGGCGAACTTAAGGAGCGCATCCTGAACCTGCTGAGCACCGTCGGCCTGCCCTCCCGGGTCTATGACATGTATCCCCACGAGCTGAGTGGCGGCATGAAACAGCGGGTCTGTATCGCCATGGCCATTGCCCTGCACCCGGACCTGGTGATTGCCGACGAGCCCACCAGCGCTCTGGACGTGGTGGTGCAGCGCAAGGTGGGCGAGACCCTGCTGGACGTCAAAGAGCGTCTGGGTGTCTCCATGATCATCATTGGCCATGACATGGGTCTGATGGCCCAACTGGTCGATCGCCTGGCCGTGATGTATGCCGGGCGCATGGTGGAGATTGCGCCGGTAGAGACGGTCTTCGAGGAGCCACTGCATCCGTACACCCAGCTGCTCATCGAGTCCATCCCCTCTATCAAAGAGCGAAAACCCCTGAAACTCACCGAAGGGTTGACCCACGATCTGCGCAACCCGCTGCCGGGCTGTATCTTCCAGTTCCGCTGCCCCCATGTGACCGATCATTGTCGGGCGGTAAATCCGCCCCTGCGGGAAGTGCGTCCCCGCCATCAGGTGGCCTGCCATCTGTATGAATGA
- a CDS encoding ABC transporter permease produces MTASTVDTVESTPSLRRTGLNRWDSPWLNGKFLVGLAMVTLVALMGIIGPLFWDTSLARVASSPQNLPPPWAPGYRHLVQESPPPAADASPAQQAGPEGERSSGGSITGGNPLARATPASSGGSITGGNPLATAQPGGSSVTGGNPFQSQTQAEVTPQPQTTNPYGFGVPTWKHPLGTESNGRDMLAVLIVGAPRSLRVGLIAAGIGMLVGIALGFTAGFLGGWVDNVIRTISDAVITIPSLAVLIVISAYVRTVSVENMALLLALFAWPGPTRLIRAQVLTLRERGYVQMARLSGASTFDIMFKEMMPNLLPYLAASFTGNVSGAILAATGLEALGLGPTRIPTLGMTIFYAIRAAAILRGMWWWWGLPIALLVIIFTGLFLMTIGLDEIANPRLRGAQSQ; encoded by the coding sequence ATGACTGCATCCACCGTCGATACCGTGGAAAGCACCCCTTCCCTGCGCCGGACGGGCCTCAATCGGTGGGATTCTCCCTGGTTGAATGGGAAGTTTTTGGTGGGGCTGGCCATGGTAACCCTGGTTGCCCTGATGGGCATCATCGGTCCCCTCTTTTGGGATACCAGCCTGGCCCGGGTAGCCAGCTCTCCCCAAAACCTACCGCCCCCGTGGGCACCCGGCTACCGGCATCTGGTGCAGGAAAGCCCACCGCCTGCTGCGGATGCTTCCCCCGCCCAACAGGCCGGTCCAGAGGGAGAGCGGTCGTCTGGCGGCTCCATCACCGGTGGCAATCCCCTGGCCCGGGCTACGCCGGCCTCCTCGGGAGGCTCCATCACCGGCGGCAATCCCCTGGCCACGGCCCAGCCGGGCGGCTCGTCGGTCACCGGCGGCAATCCCTTCCAGTCCCAGACCCAGGCTGAGGTCACACCCCAGCCCCAGACCACGAACCCCTACGGCTTCGGGGTGCCCACCTGGAAGCACCCCCTGGGGACGGAGAGCAACGGCCGGGACATGTTGGCCGTGCTCATTGTCGGTGCGCCCCGCTCCCTTCGGGTCGGGTTGATTGCCGCGGGCATCGGCATGTTGGTGGGCATTGCCCTGGGCTTCACCGCCGGCTTCCTGGGCGGCTGGGTGGACAACGTGATCCGAACCATCTCCGACGCGGTGATCACGATCCCGTCCCTGGCCGTGCTCATCGTGATCTCCGCCTATGTGCGCACCGTCAGCGTGGAGAACATGGCTCTGCTGCTGGCCCTGTTCGCCTGGCCGGGCCCCACCCGGCTGATCCGTGCCCAGGTGCTCACCTTGCGAGAGCGGGGCTATGTACAGATGGCCCGCCTCTCTGGTGCATCCACATTCGACATCATGTTCAAGGAGATGATGCCCAACCTGTTGCCGTATCTGGCCGCCAGCTTCACGGGGAATGTTTCCGGGGCGATCCTGGCGGCTACCGGCCTGGAGGCCCTGGGCTTGGGTCCCACCCGTATCCCGACCCTGGGCATGACCATCTTCTACGCCATTCGGGCCGCCGCTATCCTGCGGGGGATGTGGTGGTGGTGGGGCCTGCCCATCGCCCTGCTGGTGATCATCTTCACCGGCCTTTTCCTGATGACCATCGGCCTGGATGAAATTGCCAATCCCCGCCTGAGAGGAGCCCAGTCCCAATGA
- a CDS encoding ABC transporter permease, with product MAGLTPAYVLRRVGMWLLTIWLGATIIFVIPRLAPGDPVAAMVSRLSAQSGYIENSAEMIEAWRERFGLNGPWYVQYLSYLRSVLTFDLGYSLASFPSQVRDMIAQAVPWTIGLLTLATLISFVLGNLIGALMAWRRTPRLVRSLLPVTLTFTSIPFFMLGILLIYVFAFGLRWFPPSGAYDSTLTVGWNWEFIVDVIHHGTLPALSIVVTSMGFWALGMRGMMITNEGEDYMILADAKGLSPRRVFWFYGVRNSVLPQVTALALNLGGIAGGSTLVEYIFAYPGMGYLLYLGIVNTDYTLIQGIVFMLIVGTATAVLILDLLYPLIDPRITYEKG from the coding sequence ATGGCTGGGCTGACGCCCGCATATGTTCTCCGCCGGGTGGGGATGTGGCTGCTCACCATCTGGCTGGGGGCGACCATCATCTTCGTCATTCCGCGGCTGGCGCCCGGTGACCCGGTGGCGGCCATGGTCAGCCGCCTCTCTGCCCAGTCGGGCTACATTGAAAACAGCGCGGAGATGATTGAGGCCTGGCGAGAGCGATTTGGCCTCAATGGCCCCTGGTATGTCCAATATCTCAGCTACCTGCGCAGTGTCCTCACCTTTGATTTGGGCTATTCCCTGGCCTCCTTCCCCAGCCAGGTCCGGGACATGATCGCCCAGGCGGTGCCATGGACCATCGGCCTGTTGACCCTGGCCACCCTGATCTCCTTCGTTCTGGGCAATCTCATCGGCGCCCTGATGGCCTGGCGCCGTACCCCCCGCCTGGTCCGGTCCCTGCTGCCGGTGACCCTGACTTTCACGTCCATCCCCTTCTTCATGCTGGGGATTCTGCTCATCTATGTCTTTGCTTTTGGGCTGCGCTGGTTTCCACCCTCGGGCGCCTACGACAGCACCCTCACCGTGGGCTGGAACTGGGAGTTCATCGTGGACGTCATCCACCACGGCACCCTGCCGGCTCTCTCCATCGTGGTCACCTCCATGGGCTTTTGGGCCCTGGGCATGCGGGGGATGATGATCACCAACGAAGGCGAGGATTACATGATCCTGGCCGATGCCAAAGGGCTGTCCCCCCGGCGAGTCTTCTGGTTCTACGGCGTGCGTAACTCGGTGTTGCCCCAGGTCACGGCCCTGGCCCTGAACCTGGGTGGTATCGCCGGCGGCTCGACGCTGGTGGAGTATATTTTTGCCTACCCCGGGATGGGCTATTTGCTCTACCTGGGCATTGTGAACACCGATTACACCCTCATCCAGGGCATCGTCTTCATGTTGATCGTGGGGACGGCCACGGCTGTGTTGATTTTGGATCTGCTTTATCCCCTGATCGATCCGCGGATTACCTACGAAAAAGGATAG
- a CDS encoding ABC transporter substrate-binding protein, producing the protein MGKMRLSWIFALLVILSLVLAACPAQQPAPAAPAQEQAAAPAEAESASGATEAATEEAPAASPEDYINASREETVIFDIDGGRVTDPELWNPFVPGNRRDHGYHQAILEPLFILNYQTGEFIPWLGESFEANETNDVWVLKLREGVEWSDGTPFTADDVVFTIQMLIDNAPELGDSAAMKDWVASIEKVDDLTVQFNLTRPNPRFQLDYFSVKIWGSVNIMPKHIWEGQDPLTFKFYDPEKGWPVGTGPYTLASVSQTEFVYVRNDNWWGAKTGWKPLPAPKKLVWTWAGPEETRAALMADRQLDSLMDITLGALQALQARNPNVITWFREMPKAWVPDPCSRTFELNHAVEPWNDPDMRWALNYAIDRDQIVQIAYEGTTLKSRHFFPAYPPLDALVDKAIEAGVYDLDQLWTHDPDRAREIIESKGYTLNSNGYYEKDGQELRLDITTHEAFIEKQRIAQVIVEQLQAVGINATTRNEAGGTWGENFAFGRFEARVGWQTCGSVNEPWASLDTFNVRWLKPVGERADNDEWRWQGEQATLYSNLVDEMGTLPLGDPKVEELFIQAMDIWFDELPVIPITQAKKIIPFDTTYWTGWPTADNDYIHPPTWWQHTHVIIHNLQPAGQ; encoded by the coding sequence ATGGGTAAGATGCGATTGTCCTGGATATTTGCCCTGCTTGTGATACTCTCCCTGGTGCTGGCGGCCTGTCCAGCACAGCAGCCGGCGCCGGCTGCCCCGGCCCAGGAGCAGGCTGCCGCTCCGGCGGAGGCCGAGTCGGCCTCCGGCGCCACCGAAGCCGCGACGGAAGAAGCCCCCGCGGCCAGCCCGGAAGACTACATCAATGCCTCGCGAGAGGAGACGGTGATTTTCGACATCGACGGTGGCCGGGTTACCGATCCCGAGCTGTGGAATCCCTTTGTGCCTGGCAACCGGCGGGATCACGGCTACCATCAGGCCATCCTGGAGCCCCTTTTCATCCTCAACTACCAGACGGGCGAGTTCATCCCCTGGCTGGGGGAGAGCTTCGAAGCCAACGAGACCAACGACGTCTGGGTGTTGAAGCTCCGGGAAGGGGTGGAGTGGAGCGACGGCACCCCCTTCACCGCGGACGATGTGGTCTTTACCATCCAGATGCTGATCGACAACGCGCCCGAGTTGGGCGATTCGGCGGCCATGAAGGACTGGGTGGCCAGCATCGAGAAAGTCGACGATCTCACGGTCCAGTTCAATCTGACCCGACCGAACCCTCGCTTCCAGCTTGACTATTTCTCGGTCAAGATCTGGGGCAGTGTGAACATCATGCCCAAACACATCTGGGAAGGGCAGGATCCACTGACCTTCAAGTTCTACGATCCCGAGAAAGGATGGCCGGTGGGCACCGGTCCCTACACCCTGGCCAGCGTGAGCCAGACCGAGTTCGTCTACGTGCGCAATGACAACTGGTGGGGGGCCAAGACTGGCTGGAAGCCCCTCCCTGCGCCCAAGAAGTTGGTCTGGACCTGGGCCGGGCCAGAGGAGACCCGGGCTGCGCTCATGGCCGACCGGCAGTTGGACAGCCTGATGGACATCACCCTGGGTGCGCTGCAGGCCCTTCAGGCCCGCAATCCCAACGTCATCACCTGGTTCCGGGAAATGCCCAAGGCGTGGGTGCCGGATCCCTGCTCCCGCACCTTCGAGCTGAACCACGCGGTGGAGCCGTGGAACGATCCGGATATGCGCTGGGCCTTGAACTACGCCATCGACCGGGATCAGATCGTCCAGATCGCCTACGAGGGTACGACGCTGAAGTCGCGGCACTTCTTCCCGGCCTATCCACCCCTGGATGCCCTGGTGGATAAGGCCATCGAGGCCGGTGTCTACGACCTGGATCAGCTCTGGACCCACGACCCAGATCGGGCCCGGGAGATCATCGAATCCAAGGGGTATACCCTGAACAGCAACGGCTACTACGAAAAGGATGGCCAGGAACTGCGTCTGGACATCACCACCCACGAGGCCTTCATCGAGAAGCAGCGCATCGCCCAGGTGATTGTGGAGCAGTTGCAGGCCGTGGGCATCAACGCCACCACCCGCAACGAAGCCGGCGGCACCTGGGGTGAGAACTTCGCCTTTGGCCGCTTCGAGGCCCGGGTGGGCTGGCAGACCTGCGGCTCTGTGAATGAGCCCTGGGCTTCCCTGGATACCTTCAACGTCCGCTGGCTCAAACCCGTGGGCGAGCGAGCCGACAACGACGAATGGCGCTGGCAGGGTGAACAGGCCACCCTCTACAGCAACCTGGTGGATGAGATGGGCACCCTGCCCCTGGGCGATCCCAAGGTGGAGGAGCTCTTCATCCAGGCCATGGATATCTGGTTTGACGAGCTGCCGGTCATCCCCATCACCCAGGCTAAGAAGATCATCCCCTTCGATACCACCTACTGGACCGGTTGGCCCACCGCTGACAACGACTATATCCATCCGCCCACGTGGTGGCAGCACACCCATGTGATCATTCACAACCTGCAGCCGGCAGGTCAGTGA
- a CDS encoding ATP-binding protein produces MSTFSPGNRYQQLLVALRGWQGNLYHDSPLQDWPLYGQIQASLAPGTAAREVTDHLLEQLLQRLERVDGRAARLIRDRFQKGLSRQILSRRYTLSLSHLDRLQRQAIEKLVMLAEEMEREQLARQPDLPRAAPEDVRTMAQLRLDLIVGRERLFGVEVPLRTLLRQLQQPDPPYLYLIEGIGGIGKTALAAAAVRQLLADGHLQMLAWVTAQQQRLRLDGHLETVPNPTVTVEAVMAALVDQLLPPDEHPVPFTLERALAPLRARLDENPGVVVVDNLETIDEVQSLLPVLRALAGPTRILLTSRFHPPTDTPYHVLHLTELGSRDALALVRYQARVAGIPELADLSPSHFEPIYAVVGGNPLALRLLVGQCRYQHLEAVLQGLADVQGEAAEQLYEYLYAQAWEHLETLERKLLLSMVLVPPAGADLEYIAVISELPESAVRAGLFHLVDLSLVEHRRNALDQSVYSIHSLTRNFLHTQILQWTESTPPTAMTG; encoded by the coding sequence ATGTCCACGTTCAGCCCCGGAAACCGATACCAGCAGTTGTTGGTAGCCCTGCGCGGATGGCAGGGGAACCTGTACCACGACTCCCCTCTCCAGGACTGGCCCCTCTATGGCCAGATCCAGGCCAGCCTGGCCCCGGGCACGGCCGCCAGGGAAGTGACCGACCACCTGCTGGAGCAGCTCTTGCAGCGGCTGGAACGGGTGGATGGACGGGCCGCCCGGCTCATCCGAGATCGCTTCCAGAAAGGCCTATCGCGACAAATCCTGAGCCGCCGCTACACCCTCTCCCTCTCTCACCTGGATCGGCTCCAGCGTCAGGCCATCGAAAAGCTGGTAATGCTGGCCGAGGAGATGGAACGGGAACAGTTGGCCCGGCAGCCGGATCTACCCCGCGCCGCACCAGAGGACGTGCGAACCATGGCCCAATTGCGCCTGGACCTGATCGTGGGCCGAGAACGGCTCTTTGGGGTGGAGGTGCCCCTCCGCACCCTGCTTCGGCAACTGCAACAGCCGGATCCCCCCTACCTCTACCTCATCGAGGGCATCGGTGGCATCGGCAAGACGGCCCTGGCCGCGGCGGCGGTGCGCCAACTCCTGGCCGACGGCCACCTGCAGATGCTGGCCTGGGTGACGGCTCAACAGCAGCGCCTGCGCCTGGATGGGCATCTGGAGACGGTTCCCAACCCCACTGTGACGGTGGAGGCCGTGATGGCCGCGCTGGTGGATCAACTCCTGCCACCCGACGAGCATCCCGTGCCCTTCACCCTGGAACGGGCCCTGGCCCCGCTCCGGGCCCGGTTGGACGAGAACCCCGGCGTGGTAGTGGTGGACAATCTGGAGACCATCGACGAGGTGCAGAGCCTCCTGCCGGTGCTGCGAGCCCTGGCAGGCCCCACCCGCATCCTCCTCACCAGCCGCTTCCACCCCCCCACGGACACCCCGTACCACGTGCTGCACCTGACCGAGTTGGGGTCCCGGGATGCGCTGGCCCTGGTGCGCTACCAGGCCAGAGTGGCCGGCATCCCCGAACTGGCCGACCTCTCCCCCAGCCATTTTGAGCCCATCTATGCCGTGGTGGGGGGCAATCCCCTGGCTCTGCGCCTGCTGGTGGGCCAATGTCGCTACCAACACCTGGAGGCTGTCCTTCAAGGCCTGGCCGATGTCCAGGGAGAGGCAGCCGAACAGCTGTACGAATACCTGTACGCCCAGGCCTGGGAACACCTGGAAACCCTGGAGCGAAAACTTCTGTTGTCAATGGTGCTGGTTCCCCCCGCCGGTGCCGATCTGGAGTACATTGCGGTGATCAGCGAGCTGCCGGAGTCTGCCGTGCGCGCCGGGCTGTTCCATCTGGTTGACCTGAGCCTGGTGGAGCATCGGCGCAACGCGCTGGACCAAAGCGTCTACAGCATCCACAGCCTCACCCGCAACTTCCTGCATACCCAGATCCTGCAATGGACCGAATCGACACCGCCAACAGCCATGACTGGTTGA
- a CDS encoding tetratricopeptide repeat protein — MDRIDTANSHDWLSLCARRSLAHLLPQLEQAGFSEETCARALHSLQYALRLPQAWPMVRAFIARWAPVMERSGHRQEWLELLQIALVRCQTEADGATEALILFHLAVILRMQVRHQESEAAFQASAARYEALGDRRGWARVRAHHAYLAWERREFTRALQLVAEAQAELAHSPDDETLAYCHLVRAAVAYERQEWEEAYREEVAAYTLWEQTGTSRLATMALMNQALILQHMGQPEVAISVYQQALDRFQALGDIAGWATAQLNLGLLHANQARYREALTCYRRAEQVFQRLNDSLRLARIYNNVGEVYRYQQHWEEAEAAYRLSLSCWSQVDHLAGLVNTLDNLGFVLSAQGRHQEALEVLQEALDRLPQMADDPAYPDLKRTVTEKWHRAQEGLHAGEAQETPERSHE; from the coding sequence ATGGACCGAATCGACACCGCCAACAGCCATGACTGGTTGAGCCTCTGCGCGCGACGAAGCCTCGCCCATCTGCTCCCCCAACTGGAACAGGCCGGCTTCTCCGAGGAGACCTGTGCCCGCGCGCTCCACAGCCTGCAATATGCCCTGCGCCTGCCCCAGGCCTGGCCCATGGTGCGCGCCTTTATCGCCCGCTGGGCGCCGGTCATGGAGCGCAGCGGCCATCGCCAGGAGTGGCTGGAGCTCCTCCAGATAGCCCTGGTCCGCTGCCAGACAGAAGCCGACGGGGCCACCGAGGCCCTGATCCTCTTCCATCTGGCCGTGATTTTGCGCATGCAGGTCCGCCACCAGGAATCGGAAGCGGCCTTCCAGGCCAGCGCGGCCCGCTACGAAGCCCTGGGCGACCGCCGGGGCTGGGCCCGGGTTCGGGCCCACCACGCCTATCTGGCCTGGGAACGGCGCGAGTTTACCCGCGCCCTTCAACTGGTGGCCGAGGCCCAGGCCGAGCTGGCCCACTCTCCCGACGACGAGACCCTGGCCTATTGCCACCTGGTGCGGGCAGCGGTGGCCTACGAGCGGCAGGAATGGGAAGAAGCCTACCGGGAAGAGGTGGCCGCCTACACCCTTTGGGAACAGACCGGCACCTCTCGCCTGGCGACCATGGCCCTGATGAACCAGGCCCTGATCCTGCAACACATGGGCCAGCCCGAGGTGGCGATCTCCGTATACCAGCAGGCCCTGGACCGCTTTCAGGCCCTGGGGGATATCGCCGGCTGGGCCACGGCCCAGTTGAATCTGGGCCTGCTCCATGCCAATCAGGCCCGCTATCGAGAAGCCCTGACCTGCTACCGCCGGGCAGAGCAGGTCTTTCAACGGCTGAACGACAGCCTGCGCCTGGCCCGCATCTACAACAACGTGGGCGAAGTCTACCGATACCAGCAACACTGGGAAGAGGCCGAAGCCGCCTACCGACTCAGCCTCTCCTGCTGGTCCCAGGTGGATCACCTGGCCGGGCTGGTCAACACCCTGGACAACCTGGGCTTTGTCTTGAGCGCCCAGGGACGCCACCAGGAAGCGCTGGAAGTTCTGCAGGAGGCGCTGGACCGGCTGCCCCAGATGGCCGACGACCCGGCCTACCCGGATCTCAAACGGACGGTGACCGAAAAGTGGCACCGTGCCCAGGAAGGCCTCCATGCCGGGGAGGCACAGGAAACCCCAGAGCGTTCCCATGAGTAA